TGTTAGGCGCTTCCCCGCCATTGGTGATGATTCCGTGAATCTTGACCTCGGCCGGAAGCTGCTGGCGCAATGCGTTAATGCCATTGAACAACTGGATTACCGCATCGAGTGCATTCACGCCTTGTTCCGGTGCAGCCGCAGCATGTGCCGCTTTTCCGTAAAAGTGAAAATCCAGAGGATCGACAGCCAAAAATGGACTTGTCACACCCGTTTTTCCGGCCGGATGGATAATGATCGCAGCATCGACCTCATCGAATAGGCCGTGCTTCACAAAGCTGCCTTTTGCACTTCCATTGGGACCTCCCTCTTCGGCAGGCGTTCCGAACACGATCACCTCGCCGCCTGTTTCCTCCAGCACCTGAGCGAGGGAAATTCCTGCCGCCGCACTCGTCGTACCAATGATATTATGGCCGCAGGCATGACCTAACCCCGGCAGTGCATCATATTCTGCCAAAAAGGCAATCGTGGGCCCTTGCTTGGAAGAGGTTTTTTTGGCAATGAATCCCGTTTCGTGACCAGCTATATCGCGAGTCACTTCAAAGCCTGCCTCTTGAAGCAACGTCGTCAACGTATCCGAAGCGAAGAACTCTTGATTGCCAATCTCCGGTTTGGCATGGATCGCCTGACTCGTTTCCACATATAAGTCGGAATGATCATCGATGTGATCGGCAATGATTTGCTGAGGCGACTTCACTAATTCAATTCCCATTTTGATAACTCCCCTTTTCTGTTGAATGAAAAGGCCGGATAGCTAACTATATTGCATCCGGCTTTCTCGATCTTTGCATCATTTTTCATTAGCTGGTTTTGTCCAGGAATTCTGGTAATTCAATAATTCATCGACCGTCACATATGCCGGAATCGAGCTTCCTTTATACGTTTTTTTAATGAACGCTTCCACTTCTTTAGAATGATATAGTTCGACTAATTTTTGCAGTTCAGGACGATCGGCATCTCCCTTTTTGACCGCAATGATATTGATATATGGCTTCGCCGTTTCACTTTCATGGAATAAAGAATCTTTTAAGTTAAGTCCCGCTTCAACGGCAAAGTTACTATTGATGGTGGAAGCATCGGCATCATCCAGCAGACGTGGCGTACTTCCGGCAGCAACAGGTTTGATTTTCAAGTTTTTCGGATTATCCTTGATGATATTCGCTGATCCCGACCCATTGAATTCATCCTTCAATGTAATCAAGCCCGCTTCCTGTAGAAGGAGTAAGCCGCGTCCCCAATTCGTCGCTTCATTCGGAACGGCAATAGTGGCACCATCTGGAATGTCTTTTATACTTTTATGTTTTTTCGAATAAAGGCCCATTGGCGCAATGACGGTCGACCCGATGGCTTCCAATTTCAAATTTTGGTCTTGAATGAATTCATCGAAATAGGCGACCGTTTGGAATGAGTTCGCATCGATTTCGCCCTCGCTCAAGGCAAGATTTGGTTGAATATAATCATTAAACGTGACCAGCTCGATGTTAAGGTTCTTCTTTTTGGCTAATTCGACAATGTACTCCCACGTTCGCGTATCCCCACTGCTGACACCGACTTTCACTGTTTTCACATCATCTGAACCGCCTGATGCCCCCTTCTCGTTTCCGCATGCTGCCGTGATAAGTGCAAATGTCAATACGATGATCGTTACTAAAATTTTCTTCATGTCTCCTACCTCCTGATATGTTTATCTTCTTCTGATTTTTCTGGAAACGAAGTTCCCGGTGGATTGCAGTAATTGAACGATGATCACGAGCACTGCTACCGTGACGACCATCGTCATCGTATCGAATCTTTGATAACCGTAAGCCAAAGCTAGATCCCCGACCCCGCCTGCACCGACCGCTCCTGCCATCGCCGTGGCACCAACAAGCCCGATCGTCGCTGTTGTAAATGTAAGGATCAGCGAACTGAGTCCCTCAGGAATCAAAAAGCGATAAATGATCTGCCATGTTGTCGCCCCCATTGCCTGGGCTGCCTCGATGATTCCTTTATCCACCTCCAACAGGGAGTTTTCCACAAGCCGGGCAATATAAGGCGCGGCGTAGAAAACAAGTGGAACAATTGCCGCATTCGAACCAATTCCCGTGCCTACGATCCATCTAGTGAACGGAATGATTGCAACAAGCAAGATGATGAATGGAACCGAACGCACAATATTTATGATTGGGTTCAATACATTGAAGATCCATTTATTATCCATGATGTGACCCTTCCTTGTTATGACGAGCAAGACGCCCAGCGGAAGTCCGATCAGTCCGGAAAAAATCAACGAGAGGGCTACCATATAAAGAGTGTCGCCGAAAGCAGTCGATAGCTGATCTGCCGTTATTTCCATTCCCCAAAGTGAATTACCCATTTACCTGCACCTCCTGGACGAGAATTCCCTCATCTTTAATATATTGATACGCCTCGGCTACCTCTTGTTTGTCACCTGTCACTTCGATGATCAAATTCCCAAACGGCGTTTCTTGAATTTCGGAAATATTGGCAGATAATACACTTAAGTGAACATCATATTTCTTCGAGATCGTCGAAAGCAGCGGGGTACCGGAAGTAGTCCCAATAAAATTAATTTTCCAAATAATCGGAACGTGTGTCCCTATCCTTTTTAGGAAACTTTGCGGAATCTCATCATGGATCACCGTTCTCACGAAGTTTTTGGCGATTTCGGTTTGGGGCTTGGCAAAAACCTCGAACACTGACCCTTGTTCAACGACGTATCCACCCTCCATCACCGCCACCTTATTGCAAATTTCCCTGATCACGGACATCTCATGGGTGATGAGCAAAATGGTGATATCGTATTCTTTATTGATTTTCTTCAACAGCTGCAGAACGGCACTCGTTGTTTGCGGGTCCAACGCAGATGTCGCTTCATCACATAAAAGGATCGATGGGTTGGTGGCCAATGCCCGCGCAATCCCGATTCGCTGCTTTTGACCGCCGGATAATTGTTCCGGATAGCTCTTTGCCTTACTGGATAAGCCGACGAACTCAAGCAGCTCGCCAACCCTGTCTTTGATTTCCCTACTCGGCGTGCCCGATAAAACGAGCGGCATCGCAATGTTATCAAAAACGGTCTTTGAGTTTAGTAAGTTGAAATGCTGAAAGATCATCCCTATTTTCTTCTTTTCTGCCCGCAATTCCTTCGGGTTCAATGAAGTGAGCTCCTTCCCGCCGACGATTACCCTACCTTCAGAAGGATGTTCCAGCAAATTGACCAACCTGATCAACGTACTTTTCCCAGCCCCGCTATAACCGACAACACCGAATATATCCCCCTTCTCAACGGTCAAATCAATTCCTTTCAATGCTTCGACGGTCTGCTTCTTTGTTTCGTAAACTTTTTTAACATGCTGAAACTCTATCATCCTGTCTCCTCCCACGTTGTTCATTTTTTCGATTTCATATCAGAGAAGAGCTTTGCCATGAATAAACAAAAGAGGCCTCCTCCGTCATCAGACAGAAGAGGCCTCTTTTAGAAATAAAAAAGAGTAAACTCTTAATTTAATTATCTAAGAAAAGCTCCTTCTTATCTTTCAAACTTTCGTCCGTTGGAATTAGCACAGTATTTTTACAAAAGTAAAAACCCGCTGCCGAGGTATCATAGGGCCAAGTCCCTCCACATCTCTTGATAAGAAATAACGTAATATTTAATTATGTCCTTCACTATAAACTCAAATTTCGTAGAAGTCAACCACCATTTCCAACATTCGAAATATTTTAATAGGATAGTTAATTTATCGTTTATTTACTATATCAAAATACTTATAGCAAGAATTTACTCATTCTCCATACAGGATACCTTTCGTTTTCCTCCCGTAGCTTCACCATTCCTGACTTCGAATATAAACGAAGCGCATCCTGATTATCTGGAGACACCCTTAACTGATATTCGGATACCCCGAATTTCCTGAAAAAGAATTCTGCATAGCTGACCAACTCCTTGCCAAGCCCTTTACCGCGGTATTCCGGAATAAGATAAAACAGATTCACATAGCCGATCTCAGCCCCGTCATACTGGCGAATTTGAAGCTCCATCTGTCCGATCGGCTTCCGATCCCGTTCGATGATCACCTGCCCATCCGGAAACTGGCACACCCTCTCCCGCATTCGCTGCAGATAGGCCTCTTCATCGCCAAAACCTTCTTCCGACCCAAAGCTTACCACATACGAATCCTTCCGGAATGCAACGATTGTTTCCTTATCTTTGTCGATATTAATGGTTCGAAAGATCATTCCATCTCCCTCTTTCGTTTTGTTGGGATAATTTCTTGATACGTTCATGCACACTTTGCTGTTAATAAGAGGGCAATTCGTTTTCGTCCCTTGATGAAAAAACATTTGCCAGCTGCCATTACGATATTGCCAGATTGAACTTCTTATCGTATGCTCGGCCATCACTTCATCAAAATTCAGAAACTTCGTTAACACGGTATCTTCGGATAAGGGATGCATGTCAAAATCGCTTAAGATCATTCTGACCCCATACAATCGCTTTTTGACTATATCCGGCCTGAACTGCCGAACTTAAAGAAGCCACCCTTCAATATCCGTGCAAGTGCTTCCACTGATTTACGAATCTCGGACGTTACTAAACTCTCCTCCAACTGCTGCAAATGTTCTTTTAAAGAGAAAGCTTCGTTATTCACTTCCTTCATCTCACCTTTTCCACCTGAACGCGTACGAGGCATGCGCTTGTAAAATCATGTATACTATATATTAACAGGATATTCCAGACGGAGGTGATTTAAATATTCAATGCTAGCAAAGATTTTTTATCTAGTATATTGCTCATCATTAGCTGGCTAGTCTTTGCAGTTAGTAGCATTTTTTTCATATTCTCGTTTTTAACCCTTTATGCCATACCCATTTTTCTGTTATTATTTCTTGCAGGCTTACTCTGTTTATCTCTTTCTAAGAAACTGGACTGGAGGCGGACTTCAAACTGAAGAGAAATTATCGAATTATTTATCTTTTTAGCCTACACCTGAATTATTCGACCTAAGCCCCTTTTATTCCGCCCCACTATCGATTAATTCGACCTAAACTCCATCTTTTCCGGCCTACAATCGATTAATTCGGCCTAAACTCCACTTTTTCCGGCCCACTATCGATTAATTCGACCTAAACTCCATTTTTTTCGGCCCACTAACACATCATTCGGCCTAAACCCTATTTATTCCGGCCCACTATCGAATTATTCGGCCTAAACCTATTTATTCCGGCCCACTAACACATAATTCGGCCTATACTCCATCTTTTTCGGCCCACTCTCGATTAATTCGGCCTAACCTCCATTTTTTCGGCCTACTCTCGAATTTTTCGACCTAAACTCCATTTTTTTCGGCCCACTAACACATCATTCGACCTAAGCACCATTTTTTTCGACCTACAATCGATTAATTCGACCTAAGCACCATTTTTTCCGACCTACTATCGATTAATTCGACCTAAGCACCATTTATTCCGGCCGATCCTCCTTTACGGCATTCGATCCATAAAAAAAAGAAGCTGCACATGCAGCTTCTTCATGTTGATATTTATCGAGATAGTGTGCCTTGCAGGCGGTTGGCTTCGGCAATGACTTTTTCTTCGTCGATGGTGAGGGAGACGCGGTCTTTGACGACCATTTTGCCATTGATGTAGACATCACATACGTCGTTTCCTCGTGCGGCATAGAGCAAGTGCGAATAGGCTTCGCTCAGCGGCTGCAGATGTTCTTTGTCGTGAGGGTAGATCGTGATGAAGTCCGCTTTTTTACCTGCTTCGAGTGAGCCGGTATGGCTCATGCCGATTGCTTCGGCGCCCATTCTGGTGGCCATGGCCAGTGCGGTTTGAGCAGGGAATTGGGTGGCGTCCTTGTACATGCCTTTTTGCAGCAAGGCCGCCGTCCTCATTTCCTCGAACATATCAAAGTTGTTGTTGGAGGCGACGCCGTCTGTTGCCACGCCCACTTTTATGCCTGCTTTCAAGAGGCTGACTACATCGGCAATCCCCGATCCGAGCTTTAGGTTACTGATTGGGTTGTGGGCAACACGGACATCATGCTGTTTCAAGATCGACCGTTCTTCTTCGTTAAGTACGACACCATGCGCCATTACGGTTGGTTGGTCGAACAGGCCTAAACGGCGAAGGTGCTCGACAGGACGGGCTCCGTACCGCGTTTCGATGTCGAGGATTTCAAAGTCCGTTTCCGATACGTGAATGTGCACCATCAGGTCATTTTCCTTAGCAATCCGGGCACTTTCCGAAATCGCTTCAGGCGTACAGGCATACGGACTATGCGGGGCGACCATCGTGGTCAGGCGGCCATCGGCAAAATTCTTATATGCTTTGGAGAATTGTTCAGCTCCAGTGAGGTTCGCTTTTTGGTCTGCTTCGCTGCCCAAGCTGAAAATCGTGTAGGAGAAGGCTCCGCGCATGCCTGTTTCGCCTATCGTTTCCATGACTGCACCTGCATCTATACCGTTAGGATTGAACATATCAGAAAATGTCGTCGTTCCTGATTTCATCATTTCCAAGATGCCTAGCTGCGTGCTTACAGAGGCGATTTCGGTTGTGAACTGAGCCTCGATCGGCCAGATTTTCGTTTCTAGCCATGGCTTCAGCAGCATATCATCGCCGATTCCGCGCAACAGTGTCATCACGATGTGTGAATGAACATTCACAAGACCTGGCATCACCCATTTCCCGCCAAGGTCGACCACTTGATCTGCATCCTTCATTTGCTCTTTTGAATGCGGACCGATAGAGGAGATGGTCTGGTCCTGTACGACCATCATGCCATTTTCAAAGATTCGATTTTCCTTATCCATCGTAAAAAAAGTAGCATTCGTATATATCGTTTTCATTCGTATCTCCTCCAAAGTCGTATCATTGCTCAATATGTGTCTATTCCGCATTCTAAACTAGCAGCAGACCTGTAATCAAGTAATTCCATATTATCAGGGGTGATTTCCTTTTGCCTTAGGAACTTAATTCCATTCAATCAGCTGCTTAAAAAAATCTTACCTCCAGTGCTGACGGGAGTTTCAGCGACAGTTATGGCCTCCTGCACATCCCGAAGATCATAGTGGGAACGAGGCAGCATGAGCTTCAAGCTTTTATCATCAATGAAACCCATCAAGAGGTTAAACGTTTCCTGCCAAGTCCGGACGGATACCTGTTTATTCCAATGCCGTAGATGGAACATATTCACTTGAACCTTTGTTTGTTGTGATATTTTCGCCCAATTGACGGATTGACCTGATAAAAGGCCGATCGTCAGCAGAATGCCA
This genomic stretch from Peribacillus muralis harbors:
- a CDS encoding methionine ABC transporter permease, giving the protein MEITADQLSTAFGDTLYMVALSLIFSGLIGLPLGVLLVITRKGHIMDNKWIFNVLNPIINIVRSVPFIILLVAIIPFTRWIVGTGIGSNAAIVPLVFYAAPYIARLVENSLLEVDKGIIEAAQAMGATTWQIIYRFLIPEGLSSLILTFTTATIGLVGATAMAGAVGAGGVGDLALAYGYQRFDTMTMVVTVAVLVIIVQLLQSTGNFVSRKIRRR
- a CDS encoding MetQ/NlpA family ABC transporter substrate-binding protein — its product is MKKILVTIIVLTFALITAACGNEKGASGGSDDVKTVKVGVSSGDTRTWEYIVELAKKKNLNIELVTFNDYIQPNLALSEGEIDANSFQTVAYFDEFIQDQNLKLEAIGSTVIAPMGLYSKKHKSIKDIPDGATIAVPNEATNWGRGLLLLQEAGLITLKDEFNGSGSANIIKDNPKNLKIKPVAAGSTPRLLDDADASTINSNFAVEAGLNLKDSLFHESETAKPYINIIAVKKGDADRPELQKLVELYHSKEVEAFIKKTYKGSSIPAYVTVDELLNYQNSWTKPANEK
- a CDS encoding methionine ABC transporter ATP-binding protein; the protein is MIEFQHVKKVYETKKQTVEALKGIDLTVEKGDIFGVVGYSGAGKSTLIRLVNLLEHPSEGRVIVGGKELTSLNPKELRAEKKKIGMIFQHFNLLNSKTVFDNIAMPLVLSGTPSREIKDRVGELLEFVGLSSKAKSYPEQLSGGQKQRIGIARALATNPSILLCDEATSALDPQTTSAVLQLLKKINKEYDITILLITHEMSVIREICNKVAVMEGGYVVEQGSVFEVFAKPQTEIAKNFVRTVIHDEIPQSFLKRIGTHVPIIWKINFIGTTSGTPLLSTISKKYDVHLSVLSANISEIQETPFGNLIIEVTGDKQEVAEAYQYIKDEGILVQEVQVNG
- a CDS encoding amidohydrolase family protein, yielding MKTIYTNATFFTMDKENRIFENGMMVVQDQTISSIGPHSKEQMKDADQVVDLGGKWVMPGLVNVHSHIVMTLLRGIGDDMLLKPWLETKIWPIEAQFTTEIASVSTQLGILEMMKSGTTTFSDMFNPNGIDAGAVMETIGETGMRGAFSYTIFSLGSEADQKANLTGAEQFSKAYKNFADGRLTTMVAPHSPYACTPEAISESARIAKENDLMVHIHVSETDFEILDIETRYGARPVEHLRRLGLFDQPTVMAHGVVLNEEERSILKQHDVRVAHNPISNLKLGSGIADVVSLLKAGIKVGVATDGVASNNNFDMFEEMRTAALLQKGMYKDATQFPAQTALAMATRMGAEAIGMSHTGSLEAGKKADFITIYPHDKEHLQPLSEAYSHLLYAARGNDVCDVYINGKMVVKDRVSLTIDEEKVIAEANRLQGTLSR
- a CDS encoding GNAT family N-acetyltransferase; its protein translation is MILSDFDMHPLSEDTVLTKFLNFDEVMAEHTIRSSIWQYRNGSWQMFFHQGTKTNCPLINSKVCMNVSRNYPNKTKEGDGMIFRTINIDKDKETIVAFRKDSYVVSFGSEEGFGDEEAYLQRMRERVCQFPDGQVIIERDRKPIGQMELQIRQYDGAEIGYVNLFYLIPEYRGKGLGKELVSYAEFFFRKFGVSEYQLRVSPDNQDALRLYSKSGMVKLREENERYPVWRMSKFLL
- a CDS encoding M20 family metallopeptidase gives rise to the protein MGIELVKSPQQIIADHIDDHSDLYVETSQAIHAKPEIGNQEFFASDTLTTLLQEAGFEVTRDIAGHETGFIAKKTSSKQGPTIAFLAEYDALPGLGHACGHNIIGTTSAAAGISLAQVLEETGGEVIVFGTPAEEGGPNGSAKGSFVKHGLFDEVDAAIIIHPAGKTGVTSPFLAVDPLDFHFYGKAAHAAAAPEQGVNALDAVIQLFNGINALRQQLPAEVKIHGIITNGGEAPNIIPEYASARFYIRATTWKLCQEVSGKIRDIAKGAALATGSTVKVERFQNEVLDFIINPVLDEVLKEELTGLGEAVAPRKESGFGSTDAGNVSHVVPTAHPYIKIGPDELIAHTNEFRDCAKSPRGEQAILTGAKALALTGYRLITDKDLLNQVTMAFYEAKQKAE